The proteins below are encoded in one region of Streptomyces sp. NBC_00490:
- a CDS encoding GNAT family N-acetyltransferase produces MRHTADTMPVTLWPAGIELRPVVEQLAQFYRHDMSEFLGHLPAEDGRFGFRSLPLFFEEPGREALLIRYGEAPGGFVLTWRMPEGATSISAFFVVRALRRRGVGRRAALQVLRSRPGPWAIAFQQANEGAARFWRGIATAAVGSDWHEETRPVPPPAPASLPDDHWLFLNTATTVQPSRDPSVDS; encoded by the coding sequence ATGCGCCACACCGCTGACACTATGCCGGTCACTCTCTGGCCAGCGGGCATTGAACTGCGGCCTGTTGTCGAACAGTTGGCGCAGTTCTACCGGCATGACATGTCGGAGTTCCTCGGTCACCTGCCGGCGGAGGATGGCAGGTTCGGGTTCCGCAGTTTGCCCTTGTTCTTTGAAGAGCCAGGGCGGGAGGCCTTGCTGATCCGCTATGGGGAGGCTCCGGGCGGGTTCGTGCTGACCTGGCGGATGCCCGAGGGTGCGACCTCGATCTCTGCGTTCTTTGTCGTGCGAGCGCTGCGCAGGCGTGGCGTCGGTCGTCGGGCTGCTCTCCAGGTATTGCGCTCCAGGCCTGGTCCTTGGGCGATCGCCTTCCAGCAGGCTAATGAGGGGGCTGCGCGATTCTGGCGTGGTATCGCTACGGCGGCTGTAGGTTCGGATTGGCACGAAGAAACCCGCCCAGTGCCCCCACCGGCCCCTGCCAGCCTGCCGGACGACCATTGGCTGTTTCTGAATACAGCCACCACGGTGCAGCCGTCGCGTGACCCGAGCGTTGATTCATGA